CAGGCCAGTTCCAGCAAAGGGTTCAAGTCACACAAGAAGTGATTGATTACATTGGGGCCACAGAATGGTAATGGTAAGATGAAAGACATTTGGATCATAGAATGTAGGAATCCTCCTGCCCAGGCCAGTCCTGTAAGAAAAAAACAGAGTTGCCTGTTCATAATGGTCACATAGTGCAAAGGTTTGCAGATGGCCACATATCGGTCATAAGCCATGACTGTGAGGACAATCATCTCAGCAGCAGCAAAAAAATGTTCTGCAAAAAGCTGAGCCATGCACCCTTCAAAGGAGATGGTTTTCTTCTCATATAAAGAGTCTACTATGACTTTGGGAACAATGACTGATGAGAAACATGCatccaagaaagacaaaaaggcCAGGAAGTAGTACATGGGGGAAGCAAAGAGTGAAGGGCTGCTAGTAATGGTCACCACAATAAATAGGTTTCCCACAAGAGTGGCAATgtataacaacaaaaatacaatGAATAGGATTTTCTGAGTAGCTTCATAATTTATTAGGTTTGGATTTTGTGTAAGTCCcaagtaaaattttatttctttcttttccttctgagaatagtctttcttaaaattaattattatattctcTGATCAattcattttctacttttcttgagAATTGACTAtgcattacattttaatttaaaaaaaataaaagaggtatTAGTTTGTCTTTTTTGTTATATTCCTCCATAAAAGTATTAATTAAAAGGATGCTATTATTCTATCTATTTAATGACCATGGTTTATGGTTGAAAGGGCACTGGAACACTGGAACAGAGTTCTATGCCTAGTTCATTGCCTAACACAGATTTTTTAAACTTGAAGTAATTTTTAgcaatttgtaaaatattttttactacttttatataaaatatcaataattacaTGTGACCTACTAATCTTGTAAGACTCATGGACAGCTACTGATATgtctgaaagaagaaaatgttgcCTACATATGcataggaaattaaatgaatagaagaagaaataactaTTACATCTAGGTAAACAATTCAGAAATTTCAAAGCACTCTGGTTAGTCTTCTCTAATACTTGCTTCTTCTTTGTACCTTCCTTGATGAAATAACCTCAGGGCTCATTGCCTTGTTCTGCTGACTAATAATATTAAATCCCTTAGATCGCTATTAAAGCTTTTTCCAGAATGCCTCTTCAGTCTATTCTAGTACCTGATGCCCAATGTCTTGGCTTCAAATTACCAATCTACAGTGTATTCTAGAATGATAAAGCCAGGCATAGAGGCATTAATGGGTACTGTGACTTAAAGTAGATTACAGTGCTTACTCTATGGATTGAGTttttgacttggagtcaggaagacatggtttcaaattccatctcagacaatTTTTCTCTATGTGACTGTGATAAAGTCAATGTCTTAGTTTACAAAGCTATataatgtagataataatagcagctagcTCCCAGAGTTATTCTGAAGTTCCAAAAAAGGTGACATGAAGACTACTTGAAAGGCACTAAAACATTTATCATTGTAATTGTTGCATATTTTTACTAGAAAATATAATAACGGGGAAAATGTGGTAACTGAATATTGACAAAAAATCACTATTCAAATAAAATCTCTGTCACAACCTACTGATGACCTGAAAATCAAAAGGAAACGTaaaatttagaaacatttttaacGAATGAGAATTTATTGGTACTACACAGCTTATTATGCCAGCATGCCTTTTTCCCTGATTGGTCAGAAGTGATACTAGAACTGACACTTACCTTTGTCAACATAAATGTTATGTTCTCAGATCATAAGGGAAAAAACATTTGTCCAATACCTACTCTACTCTGACTGACCTATATTCTGTTCCAAAGTGAACAGTTAAAAGCCAAGACCTTAATTAGTCACACAATTATGTTTAGAAAACGAATCATGGTTCAGAAGCAAAGAGAAGTGACCCAGACACCAGGGAAATAAGACATCGCCTTCTCTGAGATGGCGGATGcttttaattaatttcattttggtCAGTGAATCTTCCCAAGCCAATTAGAGTCAGTCTACCCTGTTACAATACTTTGGAAGAATAAGCAGTTATATAGGAAATTATTACTTTcataggaaataaaaaaggacaaaaatttcAAATCTAGAGAAGAGTGATAAAGAATTTCTTACGAACAGAATTTAAATTGGCCTCATTCTTAAAGAGATCTAAGGTGTCTAAAGATTCACTCAAACCATAAGCATTATTTAGCACCTATATTTGGCAAGCACTATACTGCCTATTTTTAATTGCTTAAATTTCACTTCCTGTCACTGGTACAACTAATATCTCTCATTTAATACTAAATAATGAGagtgataatggatatccttgttcTAACATTGATATTGGGAAAATTTCCAATTTATCCCATTTGGAAATAATCTTTGCTCTTAGTTATAGATTGATTgcacatttaatttttagaatgacTATTGATTTCCCTCCtttttagtgttcttttttttcttaagcagAGTCTGTGTGTTACATGTTTAATGAAAGGATTCTGCTATATCTATTCATATAAATGTTGTGGAATTTTTGTTGTACTTTTGTTGATATCTTCCATTATacttacaagtttttttttaaattcaaaccTTCCCTGCAATGATTTTATCTCTTCTATTCAAAATTTATGATCAACTAATTCATTAcatattttccttataattttgcatcaatattcattggggcAATTgagtaatagtttttttttccatttttgctaCTTACGGTATTGGTCTAAAA
The Macrotis lagotis isolate mMagLag1 chromosome 3, bilby.v1.9.chrom.fasta, whole genome shotgun sequence genome window above contains:
- the LOC141519662 gene encoding olfactory receptor 4C15-like, translated to MLTKKDYSQKEKKEIKFYLGLTQNPNLINYEATQKILFIVFLLLYIATLVGNLFIVVTITSSPSLFASPMYYFLAFLSFLDACFSSVIVPKVIVDSLYEKKTISFEGCMAQLFAEHFFAAAEMIVLTVMAYDRYVAICKPLHYVTIMNRQLCFFLTGLAWAGGFLHSMIQMSFILPLPFCGPNVINHFLCDLNPLLELACTDTHDLGFMVIANSGFICILIFSLLLVSYGVILYTLRTYNTEARRKALYTCSSHITVVFILFVPCIFEYARPPTTFSFDKMVEIFYSMVTPFLNPFIYTLRNMEVKNAMRQLWLKLLIISGSFR